The following coding sequences are from one Devosia neptuniae window:
- a CDS encoding NADP-dependent malic enzyme — MVPAGSPGEYLVSTDINEQRKALREAALHFHEFPKPGKLEIQPTKPLGNQRDLALAYSPGVAAPCEEIAENPDSVARYTSRQNLVAVISNGTAVLGLGNIGALASKPVMEGKAVLFKKFAGIDVFDLEIDEIDPKKFIDAVAPLWPTFGGINLEDIRAPDCFEIEETLRERMPIPVFHDDQHGTAIIVGAAVLNGLELAGKKIEDVKICTSGAGAAAIACLNVLVALGAKYENIWVADKDGLVTHKRNDVNDKWRGQFRRTSEATSLAEVIDGADVFLGLSAAGALKPEMLTKMAPKPLILALANPNPEIMPELAKETRPDAMVCTGRSDYPNQVNNVLCFPFIFRGALDVGATTINEEMKLAAVRAIAKLAHEPGLESSPSGTPAVYGPEHIIPNPFDQRLILRIAPAVARAAMDSGVAKKPITDWKAYLDSLNRFVFRSGLVMKPIIDRAQGQNKRLAFADGEDERVLRATQVLLEERIARPILIGRPAVIEARIERFGLNLKPGTDFEIINPEDDPRYRDYVALFHSLVGRDGVTPDTARQMVRTNTTVIGALAVKRGEADALICGLQGRFIKHVRDIRSVIGLQDGLNDVSALSMLIMPRGAFFLADTYVHQDPTADEIVRITLQARDHLKRFNIEARAALLSYSNFGSRDGDSAYKMREAYNKLKAVAPDLIVEGEMQGDLALNQELRERYVPDTVLTGEANLLIFPNLDAANLSMTLLKEMNNALSVGPILMGPRSPAHILAPSTTSRGIVNMAAIAANEAIGTEA; from the coding sequence ATGGTCCCCGCCGGATCGCCAGGAGAATACCTCGTGTCCACCGACATCAACGAGCAGCGGAAAGCCCTTCGCGAAGCGGCCCTGCATTTCCATGAATTCCCCAAGCCGGGCAAGCTGGAAATCCAGCCGACCAAGCCGCTGGGCAATCAGCGCGATCTGGCGCTGGCCTATTCTCCCGGCGTTGCGGCGCCCTGCGAGGAAATCGCCGAAAACCCCGACAGCGTGGCGCGCTATACCTCTCGCCAGAACCTGGTCGCGGTGATTTCCAACGGCACCGCCGTTCTGGGCCTGGGCAATATTGGCGCGCTGGCATCCAAGCCGGTGATGGAAGGCAAGGCGGTTCTGTTCAAGAAATTCGCCGGCATCGACGTGTTCGATCTCGAAATCGACGAGATCGACCCCAAGAAATTCATCGATGCCGTGGCGCCGCTGTGGCCGACCTTTGGTGGCATTAATCTGGAAGATATCCGCGCGCCCGATTGCTTTGAAATCGAGGAAACGCTGCGCGAGCGCATGCCGATTCCGGTGTTCCATGACGATCAGCATGGCACCGCTATCATTGTCGGTGCTGCGGTGCTGAATGGACTCGAACTGGCCGGCAAGAAGATCGAAGACGTCAAAATCTGCACGTCCGGGGCAGGGGCCGCGGCTATTGCCTGCCTCAATGTGCTGGTCGCGCTCGGCGCAAAATACGAGAATATCTGGGTCGCCGACAAGGATGGCCTGGTCACCCACAAGCGCAACGACGTCAATGACAAGTGGCGCGGTCAGTTCCGCCGCACCAGCGAGGCGACGAGCCTCGCCGAAGTGATCGACGGCGCCGATGTGTTCCTGGGCCTGTCGGCGGCCGGGGCGCTCAAGCCCGAAATGCTGACCAAGATGGCGCCCAAGCCGCTGATTCTGGCTTTGGCCAACCCGAACCCGGAAATCATGCCGGAATTGGCCAAGGAGACCCGGCCCGACGCCATGGTCTGCACCGGCCGTTCGGACTATCCGAACCAGGTCAACAATGTGCTGTGCTTCCCGTTCATTTTCCGCGGTGCGCTCGATGTCGGCGCCACCACGATCAATGAGGAAATGAAGCTGGCCGCGGTGCGCGCCATCGCCAAGCTGGCGCATGAGCCGGGGCTGGAATCCTCGCCTTCGGGGACGCCGGCCGTCTATGGCCCCGAGCACATCATTCCCAATCCGTTCGATCAGCGGCTGATTCTGCGCATCGCGCCGGCCGTCGCCCGCGCGGCGATGGATTCGGGCGTGGCCAAGAAGCCGATCACCGACTGGAAGGCCTATCTCGATAGCCTCAACCGCTTCGTGTTCCGCTCCGGGCTCGTGATGAAGCCGATCATCGACCGGGCCCAGGGGCAGAACAAGCGCCTCGCCTTTGCCGATGGCGAAGACGAACGCGTGCTGCGGGCCACCCAGGTGCTGCTCGAGGAACGCATTGCGCGGCCCATCCTGATCGGCCGCCCGGCGGTGATCGAGGCACGTATCGAGCGCTTCGGCCTCAACCTCAAGCCCGGCACCGATTTCGAGATTATCAATCCCGAGGACGATCCGCGTTATCGCGACTACGTCGCGCTGTTCCATTCGCTGGTCGGCCGCGACGGCGTGACACCCGATACCGCCCGCCAGATGGTGCGCACCAATACGACCGTGATCGGCGCCCTGGCCGTCAAGCGCGGCGAGGCCGATGCTCTGATCTGTGGCCTGCAGGGGCGCTTTATCAAGCATGTGCGCGATATCCGCTCGGTCATCGGCCTGCAGGACGGGCTCAATGACGTGTCGGCGCTCTCCATGCTGATCATGCCGCGCGGCGCGTTTTTCCTGGCCGATACCTATGTCCACCAGGACCCGACCGCCGACGAGATCGTACGCATCACCCTGCAGGCCCGCGACCACCTCAAGCGTTTCAATATCGAAGCCCGCGCGGCGCTGCTGAGCTATTCGAACTTCGGTTCGCGCGACGGCGACAGCGCCTACAAGATGCGCGAGGCCTACAACAAGCTCAAGGCAGTCGCTCCGGACCTGATCGTCGAAGGCGAAATGCAGGGCGATCTGGCGCTCAACCAGGAATTGCGCGAGCGCTATGTGCCGGACACGGTCCTGACCGGCGAAGCCAATCTGCTGATCTTCCCGAACCTCGATGCGGCTAACCTGTCCATGACCTTGCTCAAGGAAATGAACAATGCGCTCTCGGTCGGCCCGATCCTGATGGGGCCGCGTTCGCCGGCCCACATCCTGGCGCCGTCCACCACCAGCCGTGGCATCGTCAACATGGCGGCCATCGCTGCCAATGAAGCGATCGGGACCGAAGCATGA